In Clarias gariepinus isolate MV-2021 ecotype Netherlands chromosome 1, CGAR_prim_01v2, whole genome shotgun sequence, one DNA window encodes the following:
- the LOC128520413 gene encoding protein mono-ADP-ribosyltransferase PARP11-like has translation MFAGWGGEDDDTEPMDTSDYPWYWYYQAECGIWFRTEDDPVNPISSSELEMFYQKNPYGVIYIKTAAGTFKIDFHGFQKTNPRTGQTQKLKRSLFTKHKIRCKCVDQALSVPDHWEKMDAKTPYKAFIVDRQTSEFKKVETYVREVGLLPNTLNIYFIYRIQNVDLWELYCRKKSQLKRIKGQSHIEERWLFHGTGITNVHGICLYNFDCRISESVRSGNFYGKGTYFSIHAAYADNYSKARSQGHRNGTRIMFLARVIVGNYRIGQPGFCKPDGDQIENIHDSCVDNTLYPKTFVIFNSNQIYPEYVLEYGE, from the exons aTGTTTGCTGGTTGGGGAGGAGAGGATGATGACACTGAACCTATGGACACTTCTGATTACCCTTGGTACTGGTACTACCAAGCAGAGTGTGGCATTTGGTTCAGAACTGAG GATGATCCAGTGAACCCCATTAGCAGCTCAGAACTGGAAatgttttaccaaaaaaacCCATATGGAGTAATTTATATCAAGACAGCAGCAGGGACCTTCAAAATTGATTTCCATG GGTTCCAGAAGACCAACCCAAGGACAGGACAGACACAAAAATTAAAACGTTCTTTATTCACTAAGCATAAAATCAG ATGCAAATGTGTAGACCAGGCTCTATCTGTACCTGATCACTGGGAGAAGATGGATGCTAAAACACCTTATAAG GCTTTTATTGTGGACAGGCAAACAAGTGAGTTTAAAAAGGTAGAAACGTATGTGCGAGAAGTTGGTCTCCTGCCGAATACTCTGAAtatctattttatttacagaataCAGAATGTTGACCTCTGGGAGCTGTACTGTAG GAAAAAATCCCAGCTAAAGAGGATAAAAGGTCAGTCACACATTGAAGAACGATGGCTCTTCCATGGCACAGGCATAACCAATGTGCATGGTATTTGCTTGTACAATTTTGACTGCAGAATATCTGAGTCAGTAAGATCTGGTAACTTCTATGGCAAAG gTACATACTTTTCCATACATGCAGCCTACGCAGACAACTACAGCAAGGCCCGAAGCCAGGGACACAGAAATGGGACACGAATAATGTTTCTTGCTCGTGTCATTGTTGGGAATTACAGAATTGGGCAACCGGGTTTCTGTAAACCTGATGGTGATCAAATTGAAAATATACATGACAGCTGTGTCGACAATACTTTATATCCCAAAACTTTTGTTATCTTTAATTCTAACCAGATATATCCGGAGTACGTGCTGGAGTATGGTGAGTAA
- the LOC128520420 gene encoding protein mono-ADP-ribosyltransferase PARP11-like: MLAGYGGQDYDTNPRNAYNYPWYWFYEAESGVWHRTEDDPVIPISSSELEMVFAKNPYGVININTATEIFKINFSGFLKTNLRTGQAQKLKCSLFINHKIRCKSLDEAPSVPAHWEKMDAKAPYKAFTVDRQTSEFKKVERYVQEIGFLWEPLKCIYRIQNVDLWELYCRKKSQLNRIKGQSHIEERLLFHGTGITNVDSLFLYNFDCRISESVRSGHLYGKGTYFSIHASYSDNNSKDRSQGHRNGTRIMFLARVIVGNNRIGQPGFCKPDGDQIENIHDSCVDNTLYPKTFVIFNSNQIYPKYVLEYGG; this comes from the exons ATGTTGGCTGGTTATGGTGGACAGGATTATGACACTAACCCTAGGAACGCTTACAATTATCCTTGGTACTGGTTCTATGAAGCAGAGAGTGGCGTTTGGCACAGAACTGAG GATGATCCAGTGATCCCCATCAGCAGTTCAGAACTGGAAATGGTTTTTGCTAAAAACCCATATGGAGTTATTAACATCAACACAGCAACAGAGATCTTCAAAATTAATTTTTCTG GGTTCCTAAAGACCAACCTAAGGACAGGACAGgcacaaaaattaaaatgttctttATTCATTAATCATAAGAT tagaTGCAAATCTTTAGACGAGGCTCCATCTGTACCTGCTCACTGGGAGAAGATGGACGCTAAAGCACCTTATAAG GCTTTTACTGTGGACAGGCAAACAAGTGAGTTTAAGAAGGTAGAAAGGTATGTGCAAGAAATTGGTTTTCTGTGGGAACCTCTGAAATGTATCTACAGAATACAGAATGTTGACCTCTGGGAGCTGTACTGTAG gaaaaaatcccAGCTGAATAGAATAAAAGGTCAGTCACACATTGAAGAACGATTGCTCTTCCATGGCACAGGCATAACCAATGTGGATAGTCTTTTCTTGTACAATTTTGACTGCAGAATATCTGAGTCAGTAAGATCTGGTCACCTCTATGGCAAAG GTACATACTTTTCCATACATGCATCCTACTCAGACAACAACAGCAAGGACCGAAGCCAGGGACACAGAAATGGGACACGAATAATGTTCCTTGCTCGTGTCATTGTTGGGAATAACAGAATTGGGCAACCGGGTTTCTGTAAACCTGATGGTGATCAAATTGAAAATATACATGACAGCTGTGTCGACAATACTTTATATCCCAAAACTTTTGTTATCTTTAATTCTAACCAGATATATCCGAAGTACGTGCTGGAGTATGGTGGGTAA